In Kitasatospora sp. NA04385, a single genomic region encodes these proteins:
- a CDS encoding sugar ABC transporter substrate-binding protein: protein MRTHRISAALALTAAIVLTASACGGGDSGGGSNSSPKTLTYWASNQGSSLENDKQVLEPELKKFEQQTGIKVNLEVIPWSDLLNRILAATASGQGPDVLNIGNTWSASLQATGALLPFDQATFDKIGGKDRFLESTIASAGAKGKDPAAVPLYSMAYGLYYNKKLFQEAGIANPPATWEELVQDGKKLTHDDKYGLVIEGGNVSENVHNVFALGMQHGTGFFDASGKPTFDSPESVAAVKQYVDFIANDKIAAPGNAEYAANQSLTDFATGKAAMLMWQSAGANLKSHGMNPDEYGVVPVPAPAGATGDKATTSMVAGINLAVFKNTKNLDGALNFVKFMTSDEEQKTLNGTYGSLPSVKAAQSDAAFSTPELQTLAGVLQKSAAPLPQVPTESQFETLIGTAVKNLLASAAAGKPITEAAVKDELSKAQQQMPAS, encoded by the coding sequence ATGCGCACCCACCGGATCTCCGCCGCCCTCGCCCTGACCGCCGCGATCGTCCTGACCGCCTCCGCCTGTGGCGGCGGCGACAGCGGCGGCGGCAGCAACTCCAGCCCGAAGACCCTGACGTACTGGGCCTCCAACCAGGGCAGCAGCCTGGAGAACGACAAGCAGGTGCTGGAGCCCGAGCTGAAGAAGTTCGAGCAGCAGACCGGCATCAAGGTCAACCTCGAGGTCATCCCCTGGTCCGACCTGCTGAACAGAATCCTCGCCGCCACCGCGTCCGGCCAGGGCCCGGACGTGCTGAACATCGGCAACACCTGGTCCGCCTCCCTCCAGGCCACCGGCGCGCTGCTCCCGTTCGACCAGGCCACCTTCGACAAGATCGGCGGCAAGGACCGCTTCCTGGAGTCGACCATCGCGTCGGCCGGTGCCAAGGGCAAGGACCCGGCGGCCGTGCCGCTGTACTCGATGGCCTACGGCCTGTACTACAACAAGAAGCTGTTCCAGGAGGCGGGCATCGCCAACCCGCCCGCCACCTGGGAGGAGCTCGTCCAGGACGGCAAGAAGCTGACCCACGACGACAAGTACGGCCTGGTGATCGAGGGCGGCAACGTCTCGGAGAACGTGCACAACGTCTTCGCCCTGGGCATGCAGCACGGCACCGGCTTCTTCGACGCCTCGGGCAAGCCGACCTTCGACAGCCCGGAGTCCGTCGCCGCGGTCAAGCAGTACGTCGACTTCATCGCCAACGACAAGATCGCCGCCCCCGGCAACGCCGAGTACGCGGCCAACCAGTCGCTGACCGACTTCGCCACCGGCAAGGCCGCGATGCTGATGTGGCAGTCCGCGGGCGCCAACCTCAAGTCGCACGGTATGAACCCGGACGAGTACGGCGTCGTCCCCGTCCCGGCCCCGGCCGGCGCCACCGGCGACAAGGCCACCACCTCGATGGTGGCCGGCATCAACCTGGCGGTCTTCAAGAACACCAAGAACCTCGACGGCGCCCTGAACTTCGTGAAGTTCATGACCAGCGACGAGGAGCAGAAGACCCTCAACGGCACCTACGGCTCGCTGCCGTCGGTGAAGGCCGCGCAGTCCGACGCCGCGTTCTCCACCCCGGAGCTGCAGACCCTCGCGGGCGTCCTGCAGAAGAGCGCCGCGCCGCTCCCGCAGGTTCCCACCGAGAGCCAGTTCGAGACGCTGATCGGCACCGCGGTCAAGAACCTGCTGGCGTCCGCCGCCGCGGGCAAGCCGATCACCGAGGCCGCGGTCAAGGACGAGCTGTCCAAGGCCCAGCAGCAGATGCCGGCGAGCTGA
- a CDS encoding MarR family winged helix-turn-helix transcriptional regulator translates to MDDLALTRLQTLPSWLLGRAGALAHRLVAERLAEAGLRMGHHAVLCALAEHGPLAQAELSRTVRIDPKDMVAALNELQSRALVTRERDPRDARKNLITLSAAGRALLHEAEHLGRQANADLTAPLTPAECEQLTALLGKLLDAR, encoded by the coding sequence ATGGACGATCTCGCGCTCACCCGACTCCAGACCCTGCCCAGTTGGCTGCTCGGCCGGGCCGGTGCGCTCGCCCACCGCCTGGTCGCCGAACGCCTCGCCGAAGCCGGCCTGCGGATGGGCCACCACGCGGTGCTCTGCGCGCTCGCCGAGCACGGCCCGCTGGCCCAGGCCGAACTGTCCCGCACCGTCAGGATCGACCCCAAGGACATGGTCGCCGCGCTCAACGAACTGCAGTCCCGCGCCCTGGTCACCCGCGAACGCGACCCGCGCGACGCCCGCAAGAACCTGATCACCCTCTCCGCCGCCGGCCGCGCCCTCCTCCACGAGGCCGAACACCTCGGCCGGCAGGCCAACGCCGACCTCACCGCCCCGCTCACCCCCGCCGAGTGCGAGCAGCTCACCGCCCTGCTCGGCAAGCTCCTCGACGCCCGCTGA
- a CDS encoding BTAD domain-containing putative transcriptional regulator codes for MRPVREERPPEVEFLVLGALEVRRDGVPVDVPGRRQQRLLALLLLDIGRVVPSDRLIDNLWDRPPASARQQLHNAVRDLRRALADDGRLLATSDTGYRLTAPADAVDADRFTRLTREARAAERDGRLPEAVRLLRRAVGLWRGEAFAGLPGTALAAAATRLGEQRTGATEDLMALLLQTGESSSLVGELTVLLARHPLRESPRRSLMTALHRSGRQADALAVYDEGRRLLAEELGLEPSPALRALHAEILTGRPAAAPAARGLGTPATAPTVPTTPASASAFAAVEPPGRPNCLPHDLADFTGRAAEQALLRAAVARRTPGAPLVLVIDGMGGVGKTALAVRLAHELTGDFPDGQFFAALDGFDETRPPVPPARALAALLRADGLRPEQVPPAQEERSALWRARLAGRRCLLVLDGAADSAQVRPLLPGAGETLVLVTGRRKLGALDGAVALPLDVLPPSDAVELLARVAGRSRVTREPDRAAEAAARCGHLPLALRTAATKLRDRPAWTVAELAARLADPTRRAACLRTPDRDVLALLRASYRHLDGAQRRFARLLGRRATGDFDAHRAAALTGLSPAEAENLLDVLFEHNLVRQGPSALFSIHPLLRDCSATV; via the coding sequence GTGAGGCCCGTCCGGGAGGAGCGTCCCCCCGAGGTCGAGTTCCTGGTGCTGGGTGCCCTGGAGGTCCGCCGCGACGGCGTCCCGGTGGACGTCCCCGGCCGGCGCCAGCAGCGGCTGCTGGCGCTGCTGCTGCTGGACATCGGCCGGGTGGTGCCGAGCGACCGCCTGATCGACAACCTCTGGGACCGCCCGCCCGCCTCCGCCCGCCAGCAACTCCACAACGCCGTAAGGGACTTGCGTCGGGCCCTGGCCGACGACGGGCGCCTGCTGGCCACCTCGGACACCGGCTACCGGCTGACCGCCCCCGCGGACGCTGTGGACGCCGACCGCTTCACCCGGCTGACCCGCGAGGCCCGGGCCGCCGAACGGGACGGGCGGCTCCCCGAGGCCGTCCGGCTGCTCCGGCGGGCGGTCGGTCTGTGGCGCGGCGAGGCCTTCGCCGGTCTGCCCGGAACGGCCCTGGCCGCCGCCGCCACCCGACTCGGCGAGCAGCGCACCGGCGCCACCGAGGACCTGATGGCCTTACTCCTGCAGACCGGCGAATCCTCCTCCCTGGTAGGCGAGTTGACCGTACTGCTGGCCCGGCACCCACTGCGCGAGTCGCCGCGCCGCAGCCTGATGACCGCCCTGCACCGCAGCGGTCGGCAAGCCGACGCGCTGGCCGTCTACGACGAGGGGCGGCGTCTGCTGGCCGAGGAACTCGGCCTGGAGCCGAGCCCCGCACTACGCGCCCTGCACGCCGAGATCCTGACCGGCCGCCCCGCCGCTGCGCCCGCCGCACGCGGCCTCGGGACTCCCGCGACCGCCCCCACCGTCCCCACCACCCCCGCGTCCGCGTCCGCGTTCGCAGCGGTGGAGCCGCCCGGGCGGCCCAACTGCCTGCCGCACGACCTGGCGGACTTCACCGGCCGGGCCGCCGAACAGGCCCTGCTGCGGGCGGCGGTCGCCCGGCGGACCCCGGGCGCGCCGCTGGTGCTGGTGATCGACGGCATGGGCGGCGTCGGCAAGACCGCCCTCGCGGTGCGGCTCGCCCACGAGCTGACCGGGGACTTCCCGGACGGCCAGTTCTTCGCCGCGCTGGACGGGTTCGACGAGACCCGGCCACCGGTGCCTCCCGCCCGGGCGCTGGCCGCGCTGCTGCGTGCGGACGGGCTGCGCCCCGAGCAGGTCCCGCCCGCCCAGGAGGAGCGCAGCGCGCTGTGGCGGGCCCGGCTGGCCGGCCGCCGCTGCCTGCTGGTGCTGGACGGCGCGGCCGACAGCGCCCAGGTCCGCCCGCTGCTGCCGGGCGCCGGCGAGACCCTGGTGCTGGTCACCGGGCGGCGCAAACTGGGCGCCCTGGACGGTGCGGTGGCCCTGCCGCTGGACGTCCTGCCCCCGTCCGACGCGGTCGAACTGCTGGCCCGGGTCGCCGGCCGTTCCCGCGTCACCCGCGAACCGGACCGGGCCGCCGAGGCCGCCGCCCGGTGCGGGCACCTGCCGCTGGCGCTCCGGACCGCCGCCACCAAGCTCCGCGACCGCCCGGCCTGGACGGTCGCCGAGCTGGCCGCCCGCCTCGCCGACCCCACCCGCCGGGCCGCCTGCCTGCGCACCCCCGACCGGGACGTGCTGGCCCTGCTGCGCGCCTCGTACCGCCACCTGGACGGGGCCCAGCGGCGCTTCGCCCGGCTGCTCGGCCGCCGGGCGACCGGCGACTTCGACGCGCACCGGGCGGCCGCACTGACCGGCCTGAGCCCGGCCGAGGCCGAGAACCTCCTCGACGTCCTGTTCGAACACAACCTGGTCCGCCAGGGGCCCTCCGCCCTGTTCTCCATCCACCCCCTGCTGCGCGACTGCTCCGCCACCGTCTGA
- a CDS encoding LuxR C-terminal-related transcriptional regulator yields MLETLGLDAEAEAVYRRMLAEPQAGVAALAAGLGLAEERVRGGLDRLSALALVQPSDREGIGFRAVGPEAAMELLLARQQAELAAQQLRVEASRAAAAQLIAECSALRPTAAGPGAEQLSGPAEIRERLAELADAARLEVATFAPGGAHTEEDLRASRRPNAALLERGVRMRTVYLDSVRNHRPTLEHVTWLHRSGGQVRTVPALPVRMILFDRELAVLPIDTEDARAGAVVLRGAGTVAALYALFEGVWEGAVPIGEGPAPGADGMSPQELTVLKLLALGHTDETIAKRLGVSPRTARRLAATLMERLDARSRFEAGVHAVQDGWLPATR; encoded by the coding sequence ATGCTGGAGACGCTGGGGCTGGACGCCGAGGCCGAGGCCGTCTACCGCCGGATGCTGGCCGAGCCGCAGGCGGGGGTGGCCGCGCTGGCGGCGGGGCTGGGGCTGGCGGAGGAGCGGGTGCGCGGCGGGCTCGACCGGTTGAGTGCACTGGCGCTGGTGCAGCCGTCGGACCGGGAGGGCATCGGGTTCCGGGCGGTCGGCCCGGAGGCGGCGATGGAGCTGCTGCTGGCCCGGCAGCAGGCCGAACTCGCCGCCCAGCAACTGCGGGTGGAAGCCTCCCGAGCGGCCGCCGCGCAGCTGATCGCGGAGTGCTCGGCGCTCCGGCCGACCGCCGCCGGCCCGGGCGCGGAGCAGCTGAGCGGCCCGGCGGAGATCCGCGAGCGGCTGGCCGAACTCGCCGACGCGGCCCGGCTGGAGGTGGCGACCTTCGCCCCCGGCGGCGCGCACACCGAGGAGGACCTGCGGGCCAGTCGGCGGCCGAACGCGGCGCTGCTGGAGCGCGGGGTGCGGATGCGCACGGTCTACCTGGACAGCGTCCGCAACCACCGACCCACCCTGGAGCACGTGACCTGGCTGCACCGCAGCGGCGGCCAGGTGCGGACGGTGCCCGCGCTCCCCGTCCGCATGATCCTCTTCGACCGGGAGCTGGCCGTCCTCCCGATCGACACCGAGGACGCCCGGGCCGGTGCCGTGGTGCTGCGCGGCGCGGGCACGGTGGCCGCGCTGTACGCGCTGTTCGAGGGCGTCTGGGAGGGTGCGGTCCCGATCGGCGAGGGCCCCGCGCCCGGTGCGGACGGGATGTCACCGCAGGAGCTGACGGTGCTGAAGCTGCTCGCCCTGGGCCACACCGACGAGACGATCGCCAAGCGGCTGGGCGTCTCCCCGCGCACCGCCCGCCGCCTCGCCGCCACCCTGATGGAGCGCCTGGACGCCCGCAGCCGCTTCGAGGCCGGGGTGCACGCCGTCCAGGACGGCTGGCTCCCCGCCACCCGCTGA
- a CDS encoding zinc-binding dehydrogenase yields the protein MHEFTLHSYEGPAGLRLQDAPEPTPGPGELLVRVEAAGLTLPLLRTLRGHGRAPLPHSPGGDLVGRVLAVGAGVTTHRPGDRVGGIAFSGVYAELALVRPEFVTAVAEDTPAADALAVIRSGLVALAALRTGALAPGESVLITSAAGGVGHLAVQLARALGAERVVAAVSSPAKADFLYGLGATEVVGYADLADTDVLDGLEPVDLLIDNAGGEPLAAAHAALAPFGRLVVNSGAGGTLDAGTLLRGMHTATGLAMSQLSRHRPDFVESCRTELWRHLATGALRPAVTAFPLTALPEAVALMERRENLGKVAVLPTAGPTAHA from the coding sequence ATGCACGAGTTCACCTTGCACAGCTACGAAGGACCGGCCGGCCTCCGCCTCCAGGACGCCCCCGAGCCGACTCCCGGCCCCGGCGAACTGCTGGTCCGGGTCGAGGCCGCCGGGCTGACCCTGCCGCTGCTGCGCACCCTGCGCGGCCACGGCCGGGCCCCGCTGCCGCACTCCCCCGGCGGCGACCTGGTCGGCCGGGTGCTCGCCGTCGGCGCGGGCGTCACCACCCACCGCCCCGGCGACCGGGTCGGCGGCATCGCCTTCTCCGGCGTGTACGCCGAACTCGCCTTGGTGCGGCCGGAGTTCGTCACTGCCGTGGCCGAGGACACCCCCGCCGCCGACGCGCTCGCGGTGATCCGCAGCGGTCTGGTCGCGCTCGCCGCGCTGCGCACCGGCGCGCTCGCCCCCGGCGAGTCCGTGCTGATCACCTCGGCGGCCGGCGGCGTCGGCCACCTCGCCGTCCAACTCGCCCGCGCCCTGGGCGCGGAGCGCGTGGTGGCCGCCGTCAGCTCCCCCGCCAAGGCCGACTTCCTGTACGGCCTGGGCGCCACCGAGGTGGTCGGCTACGCCGACCTCGCGGACACCGACGTCCTGGACGGCCTCGAACCCGTCGACCTGCTGATCGACAACGCGGGCGGCGAACCCCTGGCCGCCGCGCACGCCGCCCTCGCCCCGTTCGGCCGTCTGGTCGTCAACAGCGGCGCCGGCGGCACCCTCGACGCGGGCACCCTGCTCCGCGGCATGCACACCGCCACCGGCCTCGCGATGTCCCAACTCTCGCGCCACCGTCCCGACTTCGTCGAGTCCTGCCGCACCGAGCTCTGGCGCCACCTGGCCACCGGCGCCCTCCGGCCCGCCGTCACCGCCTTCCCGCTCACCGCCCTCCCGGAGGCCGTCGCCCTGATGGAGCGCCGCGAGAACCTCGGCAAGGTCGCCGTACTGCCCACGGCCGGACCGACCGCACACGCCTGA
- a CDS encoding ROK family transcriptional regulator — MTPRGKQTVRDLRRSSRSTLLRHLYFHGPLSRQELGTATGLSAGSVSNVTGELLTDGLIEECGSVESDGGRPRILLRVAPDQAHLVGIDIGETQVRVTLFDLALTELASADQPLLAAHDPERVVRMIASGLDQVLAAAGVPAENVLGIGIGVPGIVEQGTGADPGADVVVHGQTFGWDAVPFGRMLREHTPLPLYVDNGAKTLGQAEMWFGAGRGSRHAVVALFGSGVGACVIADGARFRGATSSAGEWGHTKVHVGGRPCRCGSRGCLEAYVGAEALVERWDGTVPGTSEKAGLAALLRAAEEGQPSAVALLDEAAELLGASIADLVNLFNPERIVIGGWAGLLLGPRLLPAIGEAATRYALAYPRSRTTITLSDLGPDAVTLGAATLPLTHFLDSGGEMPDHLATAVVV, encoded by the coding sequence ATGACACCCCGAGGCAAGCAGACCGTTCGCGACCTGCGCCGGAGCAGCCGTTCCACGCTACTGCGACACCTGTACTTCCACGGTCCGCTGAGCCGCCAGGAACTGGGCACCGCGACCGGGCTGAGCGCCGGATCGGTCAGCAATGTGACGGGAGAGTTGCTCACCGACGGGCTGATCGAGGAGTGCGGTTCGGTCGAGTCCGACGGCGGCCGTCCCCGCATCCTGCTCCGGGTCGCGCCCGACCAGGCCCACCTGGTCGGCATCGACATCGGCGAGACCCAGGTCCGGGTCACCCTGTTCGACCTCGCGCTGACCGAGCTCGCCTCGGCCGACCAGCCGCTGCTCGCCGCGCACGACCCCGAGCGGGTGGTCCGGATGATCGCCAGCGGCCTCGACCAGGTGCTCGCCGCCGCCGGCGTCCCCGCCGAGAACGTGCTCGGCATCGGCATAGGAGTCCCCGGCATCGTCGAGCAGGGCACCGGCGCCGACCCCGGCGCCGACGTCGTCGTGCACGGCCAGACCTTCGGCTGGGACGCCGTCCCGTTCGGCCGGATGCTGCGCGAGCACACCCCGCTGCCGCTGTACGTCGACAACGGCGCCAAGACCCTCGGCCAGGCCGAGATGTGGTTCGGCGCCGGCCGCGGCAGCCGGCACGCGGTGGTCGCCCTGTTCGGCTCCGGCGTCGGCGCCTGCGTGATCGCCGACGGCGCCCGCTTCCGCGGCGCGACCAGCTCGGCCGGCGAGTGGGGCCACACCAAGGTGCACGTCGGCGGCCGCCCCTGCCGGTGCGGCTCGCGCGGCTGCCTGGAGGCGTACGTCGGCGCCGAGGCGCTGGTCGAGCGCTGGGACGGCACCGTGCCCGGCACCAGCGAGAAGGCCGGTCTGGCGGCGCTGCTGCGGGCCGCCGAGGAGGGGCAGCCCAGCGCCGTCGCCCTGCTCGACGAGGCCGCCGAGCTGCTCGGCGCCTCCATCGCCGACCTGGTCAACCTGTTCAACCCCGAGCGGATCGTCATCGGCGGCTGGGCCGGACTGCTGCTCGGCCCCCGGCTGCTCCCCGCGATCGGCGAGGCCGCCACCCGCTACGCCCTCGCCTACCCCCGCTCGCGCACCACCATCACGCTCTCCGACCTCGGCCCGGACGCGGTGACGCTCGGCGCGGCGACACTGCCGCTGACGCACTTCCTGGACAGCGGCGGCGAGATGCCCGACCACCTGGCGACCGCCGTCGTCGTCTGA
- a CDS encoding cupin domain-containing protein, translating to MSKQPISLAHALASFDALWSPRVVTRVNDYDVRIAKVGGEHVWHVHEDTDEFFLVLDGELRISLRETGGERAVRLPQGSVFTVPAGTWHRPSSASGAAILMFEPTGTSSVGDRHDEVPAQVDATTGHALDG from the coding sequence ATGAGCAAGCAGCCGATCTCCCTCGCGCACGCCCTGGCCTCCTTCGACGCGCTGTGGAGCCCGCGCGTCGTCACCCGGGTCAACGACTACGACGTCCGCATCGCCAAGGTCGGGGGCGAGCACGTCTGGCACGTCCACGAGGACACCGACGAGTTCTTCCTGGTGCTCGACGGGGAGTTGCGGATCTCCCTGCGCGAGACCGGCGGTGAGCGCGCGGTCAGGCTGCCGCAGGGGTCGGTCTTCACCGTTCCGGCGGGCACCTGGCACCGGCCGTCCTCGGCGTCCGGCGCCGCGATCCTGATGTTCGAGCCGACCGGCACGTCGAGCGTGGGCGACCGCCACGACGAAGTCCCCGCGCAGGTGGACGCGACCACCGGGCACGCCCTCGACGGCTGA
- a CDS encoding GlxA family transcriptional regulator has product MSKESSQRARTAGLHRVVVIVDENSNPFELGCATEVFGLRRPEIGRELYDFRLCSPAPATAMRDGFFTLSGVAGLEAAETADTLIVPNRPDVEVPRRPAVLDAVRRAHARGARLIGFCSGAFTLAEAGVLDGRRATAHWQWADSFRARFPAVRLEPDVLFVDDGDILTAAGSAAALDLGLHVVRRDHGAEIANAVSRRLVFAAHRDGGQRQFVERPMPDAPAESFAPVLAWALERLDSPLTVQDLAARAAVSTATLHRRFRAQLGTTPLAWLTGERLTLARRLIERGEPGFETVARRSGLGTAANLRTLMRRETGITPSAYRHRFGPPEPGAHRGG; this is encoded by the coding sequence ATGTCGAAAGAATCCTCGCAGCGGGCCCGCACGGCGGGCCTCCACCGGGTGGTCGTGATCGTGGACGAGAACTCGAACCCCTTCGAACTCGGCTGCGCCACCGAGGTGTTCGGCCTGCGCAGACCGGAGATCGGTCGTGAGCTCTACGACTTCCGGCTCTGCTCCCCCGCGCCCGCCACCGCGATGCGGGACGGCTTCTTCACCCTCAGCGGGGTCGCCGGGCTGGAGGCCGCCGAGACGGCCGACACCCTGATCGTCCCCAACCGCCCCGACGTCGAAGTCCCCCGCCGACCGGCGGTGCTGGACGCCGTCCGCCGCGCACACGCCCGCGGCGCCCGCCTGATCGGCTTCTGCAGCGGCGCCTTCACCCTCGCCGAGGCCGGCGTCCTCGACGGGCGCCGGGCCACCGCCCACTGGCAGTGGGCGGACTCCTTCCGGGCCCGCTTCCCCGCCGTCCGCCTCGAACCGGACGTGCTCTTCGTGGACGACGGCGACATCCTCACCGCCGCGGGGAGCGCCGCCGCGCTCGACCTCGGGCTGCACGTGGTCCGCCGCGACCACGGCGCCGAGATCGCCAACGCCGTCAGCCGGCGACTGGTCTTCGCGGCCCACCGGGACGGCGGGCAACGGCAGTTCGTCGAACGCCCGATGCCCGACGCCCCCGCCGAGTCCTTCGCCCCCGTCCTGGCCTGGGCCCTGGAACGGCTCGACTCCCCGCTCACCGTCCAGGACCTCGCCGCTCGCGCGGCGGTCAGCACGGCGACCCTGCACCGCCGCTTCCGGGCCCAGCTGGGCACCACCCCGCTGGCCTGGCTCACCGGCGAACGACTCACCCTGGCCCGCCGGTTGATCGAACGCGGCGAACCGGGTTTCGAGACGGTCGCCCGGCGCAGCGGCCTCGGCACCGCGGCCAACCTGCGCACCCTGATGCGCCGCGAGACCGGCATCACCCCGTCCGCGTACCGGCACCGCTTCGGACCCCCGGAGCCGGGTGCACACCGGGGAGGGTGA
- a CDS encoding LCP family protein, whose translation MRRWQKVLVFGLAGVVVLAAAGGGYLYYRLNANIKHSQLYAGEDGDAGKEKPDAFGRTPINVLVIGSDSRDSKEDCDIGGGACDGGINADVNLLLHVSADRSNATVLSIPRDLMTELPGCKDESGKSVFKAQRHGIINATLQGGPGCTVAAVRKLTDLPIDHFVQVDFSGVIKMSDAVGGVPVCVSDNVYDPQSHLKLSKGEHTLQGMAALQFVRTRHGFGDGTDIGRSSAQHLFLGSMIRQLKSAGTLTNPAELLSLADAATKALTVDPGLDGITKLVGLGEDISKVPSDRITFATMQVLPDPADTDRRVIGPNAADLFRLIKDDRPLSGDPQPADAASGAPSTAPADGSSGVPANPSAPAAPPAENGPDRSGITVVVRNGSGVDGRARVLAEALQKDGFGKGTAAGPAVTAEHSAVTYPAGKEAAAKQVASALGLPADAVRAGEGSSVELLIGTDWTTGTGYPASSGGSASSAPPADPAAALKGADSRTADDTSGCAPVGHLKTVYLPGLGDMTPVQAYDHSKGVPDSAP comes from the coding sequence ATGCGACGCTGGCAGAAGGTGCTGGTGTTCGGGCTGGCGGGGGTGGTGGTACTGGCCGCCGCGGGTGGCGGCTACCTGTACTACCGGCTGAACGCCAACATCAAGCACTCCCAGCTGTACGCGGGCGAGGACGGCGACGCGGGCAAGGAGAAGCCGGACGCCTTCGGCCGCACCCCGATCAACGTGCTGGTGATCGGCTCCGACTCGCGCGACAGCAAGGAGGACTGCGACATCGGCGGCGGCGCCTGCGACGGCGGCATCAACGCCGACGTCAACCTGCTGCTGCACGTCTCTGCGGATCGCAGCAACGCGACGGTGCTGAGCATCCCGCGCGACCTGATGACCGAACTGCCGGGCTGCAAGGACGAGTCGGGCAAGTCGGTGTTCAAAGCGCAGCGCCACGGCATCATCAACGCGACCCTGCAGGGCGGCCCCGGCTGCACCGTGGCGGCGGTGCGCAAGCTCACCGACCTCCCGATCGACCACTTCGTGCAGGTCGACTTCAGCGGCGTGATCAAGATGTCGGACGCGGTGGGCGGCGTGCCGGTGTGCGTCAGCGACAACGTGTACGACCCGCAGTCGCACCTCAAGCTGTCGAAGGGCGAGCACACCCTGCAGGGCATGGCGGCGCTGCAGTTCGTCCGGACCAGGCACGGTTTCGGGGACGGCACCGACATCGGCCGCTCCTCGGCCCAGCACCTGTTCCTCGGTTCGATGATCCGCCAGCTGAAGAGCGCCGGGACGCTGACCAACCCGGCCGAGCTGCTGTCGCTCGCCGACGCCGCCACCAAGGCGCTCACCGTCGACCCCGGGCTGGACGGCATCACCAAGCTGGTCGGCCTCGGCGAGGACATCAGCAAGGTGCCCTCCGACCGGATCACCTTCGCCACCATGCAGGTGCTGCCCGACCCGGCGGACACCGACCGGCGGGTGATCGGTCCGAACGCGGCCGACCTGTTCCGGTTGATCAAGGACGACCGGCCGCTCAGCGGCGACCCGCAGCCCGCGGACGCCGCCTCCGGCGCCCCGTCCACCGCCCCGGCCGACGGCTCGTCCGGTGTCCCGGCGAATCCGTCCGCCCCGGCGGCGCCCCCGGCGGAGAACGGTCCGGACCGGAGCGGGATCACCGTCGTGGTGCGCAACGGCTCCGGCGTCGACGGCCGGGCCCGGGTGCTCGCCGAGGCCCTGCAGAAGGACGGCTTCGGCAAGGGCACCGCCGCGGGCCCGGCCGTCACCGCCGAGCACAGCGCGGTGACCTACCCGGCGGGCAAGGAGGCGGCGGCCAAGCAGGTCGCGTCGGCGCTCGGCCTGCCCGCGGACGCGGTCCGGGCCGGGGAGGGCTCGTCGGTCGAGCTGCTGATCGGCACCGACTGGACCACCGGCACCGGCTACCCGGCCTCGTCCGGCGGCAGCGCCTCCTCGGCGCCCCCCGCCGACCCGGCGGCCGCGCTGAAGGGCGCCGACTCCAGGACCGCCGACGACACCAGCGGCTGCGCCCCGGTCGGCCACCTGAAGACCGTTTACCTCCCCGGTCTGGGCGACATGACCCCCGTCCAGGCGTACGACCACAGCAAGGGCGTCCCGGACTCGGCGCCCTGA